The genomic interval TGGTAAACATACCTACATTTTCCCATGCAGTTAGTTTGGGGTCCCATCTTGCCTATGTGTTCCATGCCAGTGGTTCACTACATACTAGAACAAGATCAAGATGAAATAATTGAAGCttgcattttctaaaaacaacTAAGCAAAGACGGTTCTCATATTTCTATCATTAGAGGTTCCTGTAATTCATGATTTTTATTTGGTATGTAATTAGAGATGACtatcaaagaaaaatgtgaaagcatttataaagTAGTTTTCGTATATGCATAACACCACTACTATTAACTTAGAAAAGTCTCCATTTTGTAAAGGATGATACACTTGTGATGAATAATATGTTACTCTGTTTTGATTTGATAATAGTCTACTACACTGGAAGACATCATACACATGACCGCACTTGGCTCATCCCCCCAAACTGAGAATGTAGTTAATGGGGATACTGAGGGGTCAAATCACCCGCTAGATTCCTATGTCACGTGAAGCATGATATCTCCAGCTGGAGCTTCTGGCTTTGTATCCTCTTGCTATGGTGGCGGttctccttttctatttttgcatGAATGGGCAAAAGCAGCAGTACAAACCTTAGAGATGTTCTAACTTACCATAactctactaaaaatgttttttctatctCTGTCCACACTGGGGAGATTTTACATTACTTCATATCCTTCTATAATGGGATAAGTAATGAAGAGTGGTTTCTCCAGTGGGTAcacagactgtaaaaaaaaattgttaaggtTTCTGACCCTTTTCTAACTTCCGGACATGAGTTGGGCATAAATGAGGTGAGGTGGACCTGGAAAATCATGTAGGTCTTTCCACCAGAATTgcccataaaatataaaaaaaggggtaACTCCAGTGTATCCGTCTCTGCCTAGGACTTGAATATCAATGTGAAGTAAACTACCCCTTTAAAGCAAATTCCCAGAAAATTGATGAGGATGTGGTAGTGTGGTTAAAGAGACTCTATTCCTTCTCAATAAATAAGGGGTTATGGTTGGAGTTGGGACTTAAGTCATGAgaatatttgcattttctattttgtctGCATAGCTTGGACTCAATTCTTAGAGGAATTTCTGGAAACTGTTCAAGATTTCAGCTTACCACAACTCCTCAGCCTGCTTCTAGCACAGGGAGTTTTGTGTATTCTGAACAGACACCAAGCAAAATGTATGGTCTCTCAACACTTTGAAATGACCTCCATTTGGCGGTTCTCTTTCTTTCTAAACTGTCCCTCTTTTAGGTCTACACAGATCTGTCACAAATGTTTATACTACTTACAATCTACCCTGCTTGTTTCACTTTAAACACTGCAATGATGGCTTATATTGACTAGTCATATACTGTATTTATCTctccataaacaaaataaaaattggtttgtTGTATGGAAAAATAAAGCTTGTGCAAATGAAGCTTAACTTTAGAGACTTTCTGTCCAATTCTAGAACCAGTTCTCCTCAGGGAATGATCTTTGGCTACCTTCGATCACAGAAGGGGCACCTGGCTAAAGCAATCCGGCAGCCAATTACTGCCCTGGTATATCACTATTTGGCCTGTGGCAGTTTTTGATGAGTTGCTAGGTGGGATTTTGATATACAACTGAACTTCGAGGACACCTGCCATAAATTACTGAATAAGCTAAGATCGGCACAGCATTTTAGCCTTGTCCAGATCAGGGGGACAGAAGACAGACCATTAAGGGATAGGCTAGATTCTCAGTGGCTAAGGACATAGAAGCTAAAGGTTGGGACCCTGAATAGGGGGGTTTAGGAGAGGATCCAATTTGTGCTGATATTATGACCGTCATTTACCAGGGAACCTACAGGACAAGGAATGCTTCTCTCATATTTCACTATGGATTTAGGAATAAGTGAGGATACTAAAGTTCAGCAGTCAGCTGTTGGTGTTGACTTTATGCAATGCTTTTGGATGTGAATTGTTGGTATTCTGACGCTCTGCCTCCCTAACCCTCTGCTCATATGtgttgagtttaaaaaaaaattaatttatgagCCTTTGTGAGTTCTTTGCCACATCACTAGGAGGAACCTGGATATAAATTGGCCACTCTGGCAGGGGTAAATACTAAACTACCCAGAAATGTATGTTACTGCTGtttttagagctctgaacaaTGGACTTTCGGCACAGACGTCCCTGCTTCATAAATCACTTAGAACCACTGCTGGTATCACTTCCCTACATCTGTGTAGGCTTTAGCCTCAGCGGCTCACTTATAATTGATGGCAGATATCTCTATGTATTCTCTGCTTTACTTCTCAAAACTAAATATACACCCCTCTGGCTTGGTAATGGCCCATTTCTAAAATGCAGGCTGCAGTGTGAGTCCTGGAGTGTCCTATAGAGTTCTCTCTGCATAACTCCACAGAGAGAATTCGGTAATTGTTGGATAGGCCATCACCTGAAACTGTCAGGTCACTTGAAGAATTCCTgctcctgatatttttttatCCTCTTTTTCTTGAATTTTAATACATATCTTAGTGTCTTGAAGCCAGCTGAGTgctgaatacatttgtaaaacacaatattgtttttgCTTATAACTTACAATCCTGTGGTAAGGTCATTCAGCAGCATTTAAACTGTACCCCTATAGTTCCTATTCCAGCTTAAACATAAAGCTGTAgtccaataataatattactgctCTTCATAAAATAAAGACCTTTATAACATTTCATTCTGATCAGGGGTCTTGGAACATGACAGCACAAAGGTGCAACTACAGGGGCTGAACTCTCCCATATGCCTGACTTTTATTGTCATTTGGCCTTTTCCTTGGCATTTGCTAATGTCCACCATTGTAAGTGCTTGTCAATGTTGAACacacaaaatataaactttacCCACAAGGTATTGCTGATCCGATTCTGTCTGTCTGAATAAAAGTATTCCCtgatatatataaacacaatatgTCCTGTTTCAAATCTTAAAAAAGATGTGAAGTATGCATTTAGTTTACCTGAAACTAAATCAGAGCACACTATTGAAATGGAGCCATTTTTCCTCCTTCACACAACCAAGCACATACTGTACCTTGGAATTCAGAGGTGAAGTTTCCAGCCCTAGTCACAGACTGGGCAACATTTGCTTGCTATTCAAGGAACTGAATTCAAGTCCCAAGCTTGGCAGTTGGAAACGCCTCAGTCTAACCACTGATCTGAGTAATTCAGAGACAGAGTATGAATGGAAATCTTACTCTGATGTGGAAACTCACTCATGGATTCCTGTGCCAGTGTATGTTAAAATGTTGATTTAATCAAATGTTGATTTAAATGTTGATTTAATTTCTCTGGTAAGCAGAAGCAAACAAGTAGTTGACACTGATTACAGAAATGAACAAAGTGCCATTACAAGTTGAACAAATAAAAGctctaaaatgaaataatttatatattcacaGCTATATATTTGAATTAGGATCTCATGTTCAAAATGTAAACCCGCTGTTCCACTATGATCTGCAGTGCTCATGGTATTAAAATGACATGAGAATTTAACCTATTCCAGCCAAAATAGATACCGAGTATCAGTTTTGGTTTGTACTAAATAATGCAATCAcacaaaagtttaattttcaatACCCATCTACAGTGTTATAAGTAGATATGGTACTCCTCTGTAAGTGAAAGTATTGACATTCTGCGGTATAACATCTATTGCTGCATCATTAGCTTTATAATTGGCTACATTAGGACAGGACTAGGAAAATACCAATCaactaattgtaataaaaaagtctACATATAGTTTGATTGCAAGAATGACCCCAAATTGCACTTTACTTTAGGAACCAACCATATTCAGTCAGCATCATCCAGAACTTCTTATTGACTGGGAAATGATTTGGTGCATGTACAACGTTTTGTATGTTATGCAAActcatttgttatatataaaatatgcataattTCCTCCTGCATCATAAACAACAATAGCATATATGTATTAAACAATatagcatatattaaaaaaacagcagtacaTTGAATGCCTCTGTTTAGAACCTTGCTTGAACAATTGCAGCTGGATTCTGAACTGAGATCATTTTTGATTCTAGCAATGCATAAAACCAAAACAATGTGTAAATGGAGATTTGTATCAAGCATGTATACATGATGCACCACATAAAGAATAACTAATCCTCACATGTTACACACTGGCTGATCTCTAGGCTATTTATATCATAAAAGAATTAGGATGTCTGTGTTCCATAAAGCTGGAAACTCACACTAGAAAAGCATGTGGTTTGAATTAATGTAGTTTTTACATTCTCCACCTACTTCTGGCTTGTCTTGATAGAGACAACATAAGTACATTTTCCCAAAGCAAGCCAAATGCATTGATGGCAAGAAATAAAGTCcagtttgaaaaaaatttaactgtgattttatcttaaaaatatttttgatgctctccatatatttaaagtaaaatcccaccattttatttccctaaattttattacaaacagaACACAGGAATAAGATGATGTAGGGAAAGAAGTTTTAATATATGCATGGTAATTTATCCCACTGTGCAGGCATGTAGACACCACAACCAGCTAGTAAAGAATAGTCTGTTGTTAGACAACTGGATGCAGCAGACACCAAGTAAACAACCAGTAATCTGGCATCTCACAGAGATCTGTGTCAGGCACAGGTAAATAGCAATAAATGCATGATATATGTATGGGCATGGGACCATTGATGTGGGGGGCAAAAACTAAGTTTAGTGAGAAATGGATCCCCAACATGAACACCAGGGAAAGGGGGCAAAAAGAAATGGATAGTATGAGACTTGGAGATGGATCCGAAAGGAGGAACTGCATGTGCTTTAAAGGAGGTAATGCTAAGCAACAAGCATAGGAGGTTCATTAGACATAAAAGGATTCAAAGAATCCTGCAAAATAGTACTGGACTAAAAAACCTCAAACTCCCTATTACTTAGAAACTGGTGTCTAAAGAAAGCTGGGGTGATATTTCAGAGGGATTTCGCCTGGGAGATGGGTTGTCCCTAAGAAGTATCACATTTATGTCAAGCGCAGTAATATGATAACTAGAGCTTTTGGGAGCTCTTCACAAATTTtgcaggagattttttttttaggtagctGTGTTCAATTGCAGGGTCTTCCCGGGGACCCATTATAGTCACCTGATTAGGTAAGCAATGCATGGTCTCAGAAGCTTAGGGAATTGCTGCAAAGAAAAAGGTAATCATTTTGACCAATCACTGTGTCATATATTTACTACATAGTTTGACAACTGGTAATAGTAACCCtaggcaaaataaatatatatatattaatatatatatatatattgtgaggctTAAAGGTCCTTAATTTAGACTTGATAAATCAGGTTTTGTTtcatgttctatttttatttgatttatttgataTGTACAGAAACCTGTTTATGCTTTAGCCTTGTTTCTAGAGACATTCACCTATGACATTTCTTGCCCCAGGAGATGTTATCTGTAAATGTGTGGCTCATACCGATTTACCTGCATAGAAATCCAGACTTTACTAAAGTTTTATACAGAGGTCTGTTGCTTCCCCACATCTGAACTTTTGGCTTATATACAAGTAATGTAACATATGGAAGCACTATTACAGTAGGATATGGAAAGTTATGCTACAGTTACAGAATATTATTAATGTGCAATGCTTTTTTGCCTACAAATCATTTGTTGGCAGTCAGTGAAATAATATACAAATGAAGGAAATATTTTGTGATCACTTATATAACAGTGTATTGATATACTGATATATGTGTACTGAGACATTTTTGCCTATTTTGTAATCTGCTTGAATGCTCTTTCACATATGAtcttttaaactgaaaattttaaatcaatgtattttaatggaGGCTTGAAATGGGTATACTAtaagtagattttattttaataaaaaaactagcTGCAATATGATCTTAATGACTGCTAAAGTAATCTTTCCACTATCCAAACATGTAAACATAGCGGTATCGTCATAATCTGCTTTATCAGCTGTTTCTAATCCACTTCTTTTCCCAAAGCATACAGCAGACATAGACTAAACAGCACTTCTACTAATGTGCAAATTACTACTTTCTATTGTCAGCCAATACACTACCATATGCACCTCTAACCCCTCCCCAGATGGCGGATGTATGCAAACAGCAATGACATGTAATTGACACAAAAGGGGCTCAAATTTTGCGTGACCTGCAGGCTTTGCTTCACCTTCTATCTGTTTTGCTATTTAATAGATAACCGACTCCAATGAGGAAATACCTGGGTTCATGGGGATAGACTGGGAAAAAGATTCATTCAATTATTAGGCActgcttttattatataaatattcatttaagtGGACATGGATGGGTTGAATCACATGTCCTTTTAAACCTTTTGGATTTACACCTGGGAGAACTCTCAGTTCAACTCATTGACAATGTATTATACTTAGAACTGATGTAACTTCCCATTTTTAAATTCCCTTAAAATCAAATATCTTTACAAtgctttttggaaaaatgtattatttaattgtaaaaaaacaactggAAATTGTAGTTCGGTATGTGCATTGTCCAGACAGCTTTGTTAAATACGTAACTTCCCATTTTTAAATTCCCTTAAAATCAAATATCTTTACAAtgctttttggaaaaatgtattatttaattgtaaaaaaacaactggAAATTGTAATTCGGTATGTGCATTGTCCAGACAGCTTTGTTAAATACAATTGTAGGTTTTCCACCATGCTTTGGAGTGCATTCCAATGGCCGTGCTTCAATACTTCAATTTACTAAGTTTTTAGTTAGCTTACTCAATAAACAGTGTGGCTAAACCTTGTTTTTAACAGTTTTCATTAGGGAGACAGAAAAACTGAACTAATTCCTTTAAAGCTCCTTCTAGTCACTAATCaacaaacttcaaaataaaaatagaagaacatatgcaaaaaacatacaaaaaaggtattctatttttcattttttggtaatGCCTATTGTCAATGCTGATGATGTTACATATGCTGATACAGAATATGCAAATAACATAAACACTATGCCTCTCTTATTTTCCAGATATCATGATGTCGAATTGGCAGTTCGCTGGAATTATAGTTTGTATTATCATCCATCTCACTTATGGCCAATGCCCTAAAGAATGTAGATGCCTTAGAGCTGGACAAATAGAATGTTCGGGAAGTGATATTGTAGAGATACCACGTTCTATTCCCCAAAACATTAAGAGCCTTCAGATTTTAAACACAGAAGTGACGGAGCTACAAGATGGAATTTTAGAAAACATGACATCATTACTGGCCCTTAGGATTGAAAAAAGTGAACTGTCTACCATAGGGCCCAATGCATTAAACAATCTCATATCTCTTcgttttttaagtttgtttagTAATAAGTTGCAAGATTTACCAGCTGGGTTGTTTAAAGATCTTGGGAAGTTGGAAACCCTTATTCTGTCAAACAACATGTTGGCCCAGATTCACCCTTCACTATTTGCTCCATTGGTGAATGTTAAAGAGCTCAGCCTATTGGGAAACAATCTCCGTTCTATACCAAGAGGTGCTTTTGATCAAATGAATGCTCTCACTAAACTAAATATTGCTAAAAACAATCTCACTCGCCTGCACCCCAGAATTCTGGAAAAAGTCAGTAAACTACAAAATTTACGACTTTATGAAAATCAGCTCAAGGAAATTCCAGAAGGGCTTCTTAGTACACTTACCAGTTTGCAAGAAATTGGAATACAAAACAATCAGCTTAGTCAAATATCTGCCGGTGTTTTCTCAAATAACCCTGATTTGCAAAGAGTGTACCTGTCGAATAACAAAATTACATCATTGCCACAGGGTTTGTTCATTAACACACCACAGCTGTCCAAGCTTACATTGTTTGAAAATGCAATAAACCATATTGAGACTGGAGTGTTTGGGCCAATGCCAAAGTTAAAGGAACTCTGGTTGTATGAAAACAAAATCGAAGAGCTGGTAGATAACATCTTCCTCAATCTCACCCAATTACAGTTACTTATTATATCCAGAAATCAGATATACACTATCTCTCCGGCTGCTTTCAATGGATTGGATGAGCTCCTAGAACTTTCTCTGCATACCAATAAGCTTAAAACTTTACATGAAGATGTCCTTCAGAGTCTACACAAGCTGGAGAACATATCTCTTCACAGCAACAAGATTGAGCATCTTCCTGCAGGTGTCTTTAGAAATATGGACACTCTGAAAACCATACAGCTACACAATAATTTATTGCACAGACTTCCAGAGGGAATTTTTGATACTGTTGTGCATTTAGATGAAGTAAAACTTTACAGTAATCCATGGAAATGTGATGTTCATCTCCTTCCTCTGAAGACCTGGATTACTCATAACCTAAACAAACTTGGTAACTACAGCTGGGTTGTGTGTGCTAATCAACCCTTCACAGATGTACCTGTAGCTGATCTAAGTGACGAGCAATTAGAATCTTTGGTGTCTACAACCGAACCAGATATAGAATACTCCACATCAGAGACTGAAGCAAGCACTACTGATAAGCCTACTGAATCACCAAACCAAGATAGAACAACTTTCAGATTGGTTACAACAACACAGCCGGAATTATCCAAAGGTAACCCTACCATGGAAACACTGGATGAGGATTCAGACAATGGCTCTGGTTTTGTATCCACCTACTCTCCACCTGACCGGGAATATCGTGGGAACAGGCTGGTCGGTGTTGTAATTGCCATAATAGTTTTATGTTGCATAGCAATCGTTTGCACAGTTAttgcttgtatattatataacagaaaaaagaagaaccACGTGGTACTTATGCAAATGAAGCAACAAAATGAAGCATGATAGAACTGGTACACCATCTAAATTTACTGATAAAACCTTAACAAATGGTGGTGGGAACTAGAAGAAGCACTGTTATAGGACTGCTTCGGTCTCTGACCTAGCCTGAATGTACTTTTAGTTTGTTATGTGCCAACAGGTTTTGAAAATGTACCATTGAGACTTCACCAAATACCAATACCTAACTACTATGTATATTTAGTAACAAATATTCTCTTCTAGAAAAATGATCTATGCCCTTCTTGCAACATACCGT from Pyxicephalus adspersus chromosome 4, UCB_Pads_2.0, whole genome shotgun sequence carries:
- the LOC140328533 gene encoding uncharacterized protein, translated to MMSNWQFAGIIVCIIIHLTYGQCPKECRCLRAGQIECSGSDIVEIPRSIPQNIKSLQILNTEVTELQDGILENMTSLLALRIEKSELSTIGPNALNNLISLRFLSLFSNKLQDLPAGLFKDLGKLETLILSNNMLAQIHPSLFAPLVNVKELSLLGNNLRSIPRGAFDQMNALTKLNIAKNNLTRLHPRILEKVSKLQNLRLYENQLKEIPEGLLSTLTSLQEIGIQNNQLSQISAGVFSNNPDLQRVYLSNNKITSLPQGLFINTPQLSKLTLFENAINHIETGVFGPMPKLKELWLYENKIEELVDNIFLNLTQLQLLIISRNQIYTISPAAFNGLDELLELSLHTNKLKTLHEDVLQSLHKLENISLHSNKIEHLPAGVFRNMDTLKTIQLHNNLLHRLPEGIFDTVVHLDEVKLYSNPWKCDVHLLPLKTWITHNLNKLGNYSWVVCANQPFTDVPVADLSDEQLESLVSTTEPDIEYSTSETEASTTDKPTESPNQDRTTFRLVTTTQPELSKGNPTMETLDEDSDNGSGFVSTYSPPDREYRGNRLVGVVIAIIVLCCIAIVCTVIACILYNRKKKNHVVLMQMKQQNEA